In a genomic window of Borrelia maritima:
- the tgt gene encoding tRNA guanosine(34) transglycosylase Tgt, whose amino-acid sequence MFSIIKGDKHSNARVGFLNLPHGRVDTPCFMPVGTLGAMKGLKHTVLEKLECNLMLANTYHLYLRPGIKTIERYGGLHNFTTWNKNFLTDSGGFQVFSLSGLRKIDLEGVHFKSHLDGSYHHFTPEGVFAMQEIFGSDIIMSLDICSSYGIDYDEANLYTNITTNWARRTFNSYKNKKEGYSGLLFLITQGNFFKDLRKRSINDILELDSPGIAIGGISVGEPREKYLEILEYSSFLIPREKPRYVMGIGTPQYIFDAIYYGIDIFDCVNPARIARHGSLLTDNGIMRIGRKEYKDDTSKVEKNCSCTLCTRYSRGYLRHLIKSRELFGIILASEHNIHYMFRLISKIRTAILNDNFVNFRTEYLKKYEEGNFYE is encoded by the coding sequence ATGTTTAGCATAATTAAGGGTGACAAGCATTCTAATGCAAGAGTTGGATTCTTAAATCTTCCTCACGGAAGAGTAGATACCCCTTGTTTTATGCCAGTTGGTACTTTGGGAGCAATGAAGGGATTAAAACACACTGTTCTTGAGAAATTAGAATGCAATTTAATGCTTGCAAATACTTATCATCTATATTTAAGACCGGGCATTAAAACTATTGAAAGATATGGTGGTCTTCATAATTTTACAACTTGGAATAAAAATTTTTTAACTGATTCGGGTGGATTTCAGGTGTTTTCTCTTTCTGGTTTAAGAAAAATTGATCTAGAAGGCGTACATTTTAAATCCCATTTAGATGGATCGTATCATCATTTTACTCCCGAGGGAGTATTTGCCATGCAAGAAATTTTTGGTAGCGATATTATTATGTCACTTGATATTTGCAGTTCTTATGGGATTGATTACGATGAAGCTAATTTATACACAAATATTACAACCAATTGGGCTCGTCGTACATTTAATTCTTATAAAAATAAAAAAGAGGGGTACAGTGGGCTTTTATTTTTAATAACTCAGGGAAATTTTTTTAAAGATTTAAGGAAAAGAAGTATCAATGATATATTAGAATTGGACAGCCCAGGCATTGCCATTGGAGGCATTTCTGTTGGAGAGCCAAGAGAAAAATATTTAGAAATTCTTGAATATAGTTCTTTCTTGATACCAAGAGAAAAACCAAGGTATGTAATGGGAATTGGTACTCCCCAGTACATATTTGATGCCATATACTACGGCATTGATATTTTTGATTGTGTTAATCCTGCAAGAATTGCTAGACACGGGTCTCTTTTGACAGATAATGGGATAATGCGAATTGGCAGAAAAGAGTATAAGGATGATACTTCTAAGGTAGAGAAAAATTGCAGCTGTACCTTGTGTACAAGGTATTCAAGAGGATATTTAAGGCATTTGATAAAATCCAGAGAGCTTTTTGGAATTATTTTGGCAAGTGAACATAATATTCACTATATGTTTCGATTGATTTCAAAGATAAGAACTGCAATTTTAAATGATAATTTTGTAAACTTTAGAACTGAATATTTAAAAAAGTATGAAGAGGGAAATTTTTATGAATAA
- the murJ gene encoding murein biosynthesis integral membrane protein MurJ codes for MNKYVVSTVLVMISTFFSRIMGFVKIKVFSYYFGANLDADIFNYVFNIPNNLRKILSEGAMTSAFLPEFTYEKNKSHKKAVSFFRTVITFNVISIGLIVLIMIIFAKPIMYFLSYYRKENLIFASSVFSYLVLYILLISLSSIFVSTLNSYKIFFIPSFSPVMLSFGIILSIFLFYGRFGIYSAVVGVIFGGVLQFLIPFVNCLMIGFAWKPTFYFREKVFLNFLSRWVRMIFGFSISIITQQISFALASTLDIGSVSIFSNAVVYYQLPVGIFYISIATVIFPKMAEFSVLGNNTKLNTLLVDGIKILLLIFIPVSFLMFIWSDYILNLFLLGGKFSIYDTQKTAGVLKCFLLGLPFYSMFNFFQKYYFSIRDAKTPFYLSVLFSVLDIMLSVFGVNYYGLNALALAQSISFMICVVVFYFIILKRGVKIDLIEILFVLLKSIITLFPLYAIYFFFEKLQWDVGFSLKNLYFLIGAGIISIFILFICYSVLGINKLFRFIRRDVL; via the coding sequence ATGAATAAGTATGTTGTTTCTACAGTTTTGGTTATGATTTCCACGTTTTTTTCACGAATAATGGGCTTTGTAAAGATAAAGGTTTTCTCTTATTATTTTGGAGCAAATCTTGATGCTGATATTTTTAACTATGTTTTCAATATTCCTAATAATTTGCGTAAAATTCTTTCAGAGGGTGCAATGACTTCGGCTTTTTTACCTGAATTTACATATGAAAAAAACAAATCACACAAAAAAGCTGTTTCTTTTTTCAGAACTGTAATTACCTTTAATGTTATTTCTATTGGTTTGATTGTTTTGATTATGATTATTTTTGCAAAGCCTATTATGTATTTTTTATCTTATTATAGGAAAGAAAACTTAATTTTTGCAAGTTCTGTATTTAGTTATTTGGTATTATATATTTTGCTAATAAGTTTGTCATCAATCTTCGTATCTACTCTAAATTCATATAAAATTTTTTTTATTCCTTCATTTTCTCCTGTTATGCTTTCTTTTGGAATAATATTGAGCATATTTTTATTTTATGGGCGTTTTGGAATATATAGTGCTGTTGTTGGTGTAATTTTTGGGGGGGTTTTACAATTTCTTATTCCGTTTGTAAATTGCCTTATGATTGGTTTTGCCTGGAAACCAACATTTTATTTTAGAGAAAAAGTATTTTTAAATTTTTTAAGTAGATGGGTTCGCATGATCTTTGGATTTTCTATTTCAATTATTACTCAGCAAATTTCATTTGCATTAGCATCTACTCTTGATATAGGAAGTGTTTCTATTTTTAGTAATGCTGTAGTTTATTACCAGCTTCCTGTAGGAATTTTTTATATTTCTATTGCAACAGTAATTTTCCCCAAAATGGCAGAGTTTTCTGTTTTAGGCAATAATACAAAATTAAATACTCTTTTGGTAGATGGAATTAAAATTTTATTGCTAATTTTTATTCCAGTATCTTTTTTGATGTTTATTTGGTCTGATTATATTTTAAATTTATTTCTTCTTGGGGGCAAGTTTTCTATTTACGATACTCAAAAAACAGCAGGTGTTTTAAAATGCTTCCTTTTGGGATTACCTTTTTATTCGATGTTTAATTTTTTTCAAAAATATTATTTTTCTATTCGTGATGCAAAAACACCATTTTATTTGAGTGTTTTATTTTCTGTTCTTGATATTATGCTTTCTGTTTTTGGTGTTAATTATTATGGTTTGAATGCTTTAGCATTAGCTCAATCTATTTCTTTTATGATTTGTGTAGTTGTTTTTTATTTTATAATTCTAAAAAGAGGGGTTAAAATTGATTTAATTGAGATTTTATTTGTTCTTCTTAAGTCAATTATTACGCTTTTCCCTTTATATGCAATTTATTTCTTTTTTGAAAAGTTGCAGTGGGATGTAGGCTTCAGTTTAAAAAATCTTTATTTTTTAATTGGGGCAGGAATTATTAGTATTTTTATTTTATTTATTTGTTATTCTGTTTTAGGAATAAATAAGCTTTTTAGATTTATTAGGAGGGATGTTTTATGA
- a CDS encoding HEAT repeat domain-containing protein has protein sequence MKCFNFLFFLFILNVYAQNVTPPALPSPPILPEVTENKLERENSSRGENFSNVGLDVKYVNDTILYGLDSQVASIIKALKKSGDSQYNFSLQKRLEKTFNAEIKKEILELFISIKYSGGIDTANYILENYESKRYSNALFSLAILYLKEFDDKEKLKKTLIDILENKEGNVVSIAAYYLGELDSLEYSKNMMEVFEKYSGNDGARREILIALGKIAAVDYQNKIYEISLDSYESPSIKAAAIEALSYLAPDKVTANADLYLQNNNNNLNVKLAIITSLSKDNSLKSKEILQGFLRDSDDNIRFKVVNAIKGHRDFSAKDILIYKLKSDPSLKVREASAKALIDMDLGGIEMKNIMFDFKIDSNFKISMFSYLLDKDPPKALSIALEIANKENVNRPSNVLKGIASMLASKKGKFDNFYSKIIDSKNVDLRHFALKGAIYNKSSSLSDKLKKIKSETNSEYIKMLLKDY, from the coding sequence ATGAAATGCTTTAATTTTTTATTTTTTTTGTTTATTTTAAATGTATATGCTCAAAATGTTACTCCTCCGGCTCTTCCTAGTCCTCCTATATTGCCCGAAGTTACAGAAAATAAGCTTGAGAGAGAAAATTCTTCTAGGGGTGAGAATTTTTCTAATGTTGGTTTAGATGTTAAGTATGTTAACGATACAATTCTTTATGGGCTTGATAGCCAAGTTGCAAGCATTATAAAGGCTCTTAAAAAATCAGGGGACAGCCAATATAATTTTTCCCTACAAAAAAGGCTCGAGAAAACTTTTAATGCTGAGATTAAAAAGGAAATTCTTGAATTGTTTATTTCTATTAAATATTCGGGAGGTATTGATACGGCAAATTATATTCTTGAAAATTATGAGAGCAAGAGATACTCAAATGCTTTATTTAGCTTGGCAATTTTGTATCTTAAGGAGTTTGATGATAAGGAAAAATTAAAAAAAACTCTTATTGATATTCTTGAAAATAAAGAGGGCAATGTGGTGTCCATTGCAGCTTATTATCTAGGAGAACTTGATTCTCTTGAGTATTCTAAAAATATGATGGAGGTTTTTGAAAAATATTCTGGGAATGATGGTGCTAGAAGAGAAATACTTATTGCTCTTGGTAAAATAGCCGCTGTTGATTATCAGAATAAAATTTATGAAATTTCTTTAGATAGTTATGAGAGTCCATCAATTAAGGCTGCTGCAATTGAAGCGTTGTCATATCTTGCTCCAGATAAAGTAACCGCAAATGCTGATTTATATCTTCAAAATAATAACAATAATTTAAATGTTAAATTAGCTATTATTACTTCTTTATCTAAAGATAATTCTTTAAAGTCTAAAGAGATTTTGCAAGGATTTTTAAGAGATTCTGATGATAATATTAGATTTAAAGTTGTTAATGCAATTAAAGGACATAGGGATTTTTCGGCAAAGGATATTTTGATTTATAAACTTAAAAGCGACCCGTCTCTGAAAGTTAGGGAGGCTTCTGCTAAGGCTTTAATTGATATGGATCTTGGCGGTATTGAGATGAAAAACATTATGTTTGATTTTAAGATTGACAGTAATTTTAAAATTTCAATGTTTAGCTATCTTTTAGATAAAGATCCTCCAAAAGCATTATCAATTGCTTTAGAAATTGCTAACAAAGAAAATGTTAATAGACCTTCAAATGTTTTAAAGGGTATTGCTTCAATGCTGGCTAGTAAAAAGGGTAAATTTGATAATTTTTATTCTAAAATCATTGACAGTAAAAATGTTGATTTAAGGCATTTTGCATTAAAAGGAGCTATTTATAATAAATCTTCATCACTTTCTGATAAGCTTAAAAAAATTAAAAGTGAAACAAACTCTGAATATATTAAAATGCTTTTAAAAGATTATTGA
- the coaBC gene encoding bifunctional phosphopantothenoylcysteine decarboxylase/phosphopantothenate--cysteine ligase CoaBC yields MNKNKHILIGICGGIASYKSVYIVSSLVKLGYKVKVIMTKNATKFITPLTLETISKNKIITNLWDLDHNEVEHIKIAKWAQLILIIPATYNTISKIASGIANDALTTIISASKAPTYFAIAMNSAMYLNPILKENIRKLKTYNYKFIEPDKGFLACSSNALGRLKNEDKIIKIILNEFNNQKKYLKNKKILITASRTEELIDPIRYFSNKSTGKMGFCLAQEAIKLGAQVTIITGPTNENEPEGVNIIKIKTAMEMYKEVLKIYNKFEIIIGAAAVADFKPKYILSSKIKKNKTNKLYIKLVRNPDIIKHLGHNKLKNQIVIGFCAENSKNLIEKAKEKLKNKNLDFIIANELKYFGSSLNKVYIINKQSTKELPEMKKSEVAKEILKILY; encoded by the coding sequence ATGAATAAAAATAAACATATATTAATCGGCATATGTGGAGGCATAGCCTCTTACAAATCAGTTTACATAGTTTCTAGTTTAGTTAAATTAGGATACAAAGTCAAAGTTATAATGACAAAAAATGCAACAAAATTTATCACCCCATTAACTTTAGAAACCATTTCTAAGAACAAAATAATTACTAATTTATGGGATTTAGACCATAATGAAGTTGAACATATAAAAATTGCAAAGTGGGCACAACTAATTCTAATTATTCCTGCTACCTACAATACAATATCTAAAATCGCATCAGGAATTGCCAATGATGCATTAACTACAATAATATCTGCAAGCAAAGCTCCTACTTATTTTGCAATAGCAATGAATAGTGCAATGTATTTAAATCCTATTTTAAAAGAAAATATAAGAAAACTTAAGACCTATAATTATAAATTTATTGAACCTGATAAAGGATTCTTGGCTTGCTCATCAAATGCATTGGGACGCCTTAAAAATGAAGACAAAATTATAAAAATAATATTGAATGAATTCAATAATCAAAAAAAGTACCTAAAAAACAAAAAAATACTAATAACAGCATCCAGAACCGAAGAATTAATAGACCCAATCCGCTATTTTTCAAATAAATCAACAGGAAAAATGGGATTTTGTTTGGCACAAGAGGCTATTAAACTAGGAGCCCAAGTTACGATTATTACAGGGCCAACCAATGAAAATGAACCAGAAGGGGTTAATATTATAAAAATAAAAACTGCAATGGAAATGTACAAAGAAGTTCTCAAAATATATAATAAATTTGAAATAATAATTGGAGCTGCAGCTGTTGCTGATTTTAAACCCAAATACATTTTAAGCAGTAAAATTAAAAAAAATAAAACCAATAAATTATATATAAAATTAGTAAGAAACCCCGACATAATCAAGCACTTAGGACACAATAAACTTAAAAACCAAATTGTTATTGGATTTTGCGCTGAAAATTCTAAAAATTTAATTGAAAAAGCCAAAGAAAAATTAAAAAATAAAAATTTAGACTTTATCATTGCAAATGAACTTAAATATTTTGGTTCAAGCTTAAACAAAGTTTATATAATAAATAAACAAAGTACAAAAGAACTACCAGAAATGAAAAAATCAGAAGTGGCTAAAGAAATTTTAAAAATTTTGTACTAA
- the panF gene encoding sodium/pantothenate symporter: MLLNKYFLANRNINFIVMALLFSSSYISASSFISGPSAVYKYGLSFILLATIQIPTTLIVFIIVGQRLNRESKKINAINIIDYIRYRYRSDFLALISGFVLIFFSMFLISAQLIGGAKLIEVFWGIDYVVGLLFFTLLIFVYVFFGGFKAVAYTDLVQGFLMIVSSVILFFKMLNLGGGINNLFNTATIILDKNLLLPSNIDLKPQYIISFWILIGIGILGHPQIINNFIAFKDENAIKFSLPISTFIISFLIILMHLIGFFAIILFPDLNPNDKVVLNVALKVLNPFSCFMFFMGLLSAIMSTVDSNLLLITSVLIKSIFIYKKDLKEDVKVNKVIMISNVFFILIILIFSLFPPNFLFFINIFAFGALEVSFFSIIVFGLYLNFVSKIAAFASMLLGLIFYLCIVCFDLNIWFFHPIFPSFFVSIFTFLIVNFFCKKNSKVY; encoded by the coding sequence TTGTTATTAAATAAATATTTTCTTGCAAATCGAAATATTAATTTTATTGTTATGGCGCTATTATTTTCTTCTAGTTATATTAGTGCTAGTAGTTTTATTTCTGGTCCTTCTGCTGTTTATAAGTATGGGTTATCTTTTATATTATTAGCTACTATCCAAATTCCCACAACTTTAATTGTTTTTATTATTGTTGGCCAGAGATTAAATAGAGAATCAAAAAAAATTAATGCAATAAATATTATTGATTACATTAGATATAGATATAGAAGTGATTTTTTGGCTTTAATTAGTGGATTTGTATTAATTTTTTTCTCAATGTTTTTAATTTCTGCTCAATTAATAGGTGGTGCCAAGCTTATAGAAGTTTTTTGGGGTATTGATTATGTAGTTGGTCTTTTGTTTTTTACCCTATTAATTTTTGTTTATGTATTTTTTGGTGGATTTAAGGCTGTAGCTTATACGGATTTGGTTCAAGGATTTTTAATGATCGTTTCATCTGTTATTTTGTTTTTCAAGATGTTAAATTTGGGAGGCGGCATTAATAATTTGTTTAATACGGCAACGATTATTTTAGATAAAAACCTTTTACTTCCTTCAAATATTGACTTAAAGCCACAATATATAATTTCTTTTTGGATATTAATAGGAATAGGAATATTAGGGCATCCTCAGATTATTAATAATTTTATAGCATTTAAAGATGAGAATGCTATAAAATTTTCTCTTCCCATTTCTACTTTTATTATTAGTTTTTTAATTATTTTAATGCATTTAATAGGATTTTTTGCTATTATTCTTTTCCCAGATTTAAATCCAAATGATAAAGTTGTTTTAAATGTGGCTTTAAAAGTTTTAAATCCCTTTTCTTGTTTTATGTTTTTTATGGGTCTTTTATCTGCAATAATGTCCACAGTAGATTCAAATTTGCTCTTAATAACATCTGTTTTAATAAAGTCAATATTTATTTATAAAAAAGATTTAAAAGAAGATGTAAAGGTTAACAAAGTAATAATGATTTCTAATGTTTTTTTTATTTTAATAATACTTATATTTTCTCTATTTCCTCCAAATTTTTTATTTTTTATTAATATTTTTGCTTTTGGAGCTTTAGAAGTTTCATTTTTTTCAATTATTGTTTTTGGACTTTATTTAAATTTTGTAAGCAAAATAGCAGCATTTGCTTCTATGCTTTTAGGTTTGATATTTTATTTATGTATTGTATGCTTTGATTTGAACATTTGGTTTTTTCACCCCATTTTTCCATCGTTTTTTGTTTCTATATTTACATTTTTAATAGTTAATTTTTTTTGTAAAAAAAATAGCAAAGTTTATTAG
- a CDS encoding RluA family pseudouridine synthase, with product MRLDKYIFLEILANDDGKRLDSILIKILNLSKVRIIKHIRKGDIRLNGLKSHFSCKVCKGDKIYLYKSLAPSLNLTLDEYYKSNIDFQCIQKRIIYEDSDLLVVDKQKGVLVHGDRNSLDFLVNAYLLGEDLKSLSFKPSAVHRLDRNTSGIIIFAKNINTARKLSAAFSRGSITKKYFGILFGNIKSPVIYENHLFRNKKLRKTFVLEDTNFVNAITKVNPILSSKRATLAEIVIETGFTHQIRSQCAFNNHPLINDKKYYDKFKKRDYFLHAFLLKFNEEFFKKNEFYAKPSLEFLKQVKDIFDVYEFSEFFK from the coding sequence TTGCGTTTGGATAAGTATATTTTTTTAGAAATTCTTGCTAATGATGATGGTAAGCGACTAGATTCAATTTTGATTAAAATTTTGAATTTGTCTAAAGTTAGGATAATAAAACATATTAGAAAGGGAGACATTAGGCTAAATGGTCTGAAATCGCATTTTTCATGTAAAGTTTGCAAAGGTGATAAAATTTATTTATATAAATCTTTAGCTCCAAGCTTAAACTTGACTTTAGATGAATATTATAAAAGCAATATTGATTTTCAGTGTATTCAAAAAAGAATAATTTATGAGGACAGTGATTTACTTGTTGTAGATAAGCAAAAAGGCGTTTTAGTTCATGGAGATAGAAATTCTCTTGATTTTTTAGTGAATGCTTACCTTTTAGGGGAAGATTTAAAATCTCTTAGTTTTAAGCCCTCGGCAGTTCACAGGCTTGATAGGAATACCTCCGGTATTATTATTTTTGCAAAAAATATAAATACTGCAAGAAAGTTAAGTGCTGCATTTAGTCGTGGATCTATAACTAAAAAGTATTTTGGAATACTTTTTGGAAATATTAAGTCTCCTGTTATTTATGAAAATCATTTATTTAGAAATAAAAAACTGAGGAAAACTTTTGTTTTAGAAGATACGAACTTTGTTAATGCAATTACAAAGGTTAATCCAATATTGTCTTCCAAAAGAGCTACTCTTGCTGAGATTGTTATTGAAACGGGTTTTACTCATCAAATAAGGTCTCAATGTGCATTTAATAATCATCCCTTAATTAATGACAAGAAATATTATGATAAATTTAAAAAAAGAGATTACTTTTTACATGCTTTTTTGTTAAAATTTAATGAAGAATTCTTTAAAAAGAATGAATTTTACGCTAAGCCTAGTTTAGAATTTTTAAAGCAAGTAAAAGATATTTTTGATGTTTATGAATTTTCAGAATTTTTCAAATAA